From the Diospyros lotus cultivar Yz01 chromosome 13, ASM1463336v1, whole genome shotgun sequence genome, one window contains:
- the LOC127789204 gene encoding protein CANDIDATE G-PROTEIN COUPLED RECEPTOR 7-like — protein sequence MSQTPFTAALAAVLICVLLLLLLLSPASAEIKNLKITADARPMILFERFGFTHTGQVSVAVSSVSVVSSAARPEASRLGFFLLSEESLLQVLLELQSNPNFCVLDSNYVSLLFTFQNLSPPPHTSFNQSYPIRVPNEYSLFFANCAPDSQVTMDVHTELYNLDADSSKDFLSAGQTQLPTIFFLFSIGYFAFLGFWIYICLTNRRSVHRIHLLMAVLLLMKALNLICAAEDKHYVKVTGTPHGWDILFYMFQFIRVVLLFTVIVLIGTGWSFLKPFLQEKEKKVLMIVIPLQVLANVASVVIGETGPFIKDWVTWNQVFLLVDIICCCAIIFPIVWSIRSLRETSKTDGKAARNLAKLTLFRQFYIVVIGYLYFTRIVVFALKTIAAYKYQWVSNAAEEIASLAFYGVMFYMFRPVEKNEYFVLDEEEEQAAEMALRDEEFEL from the coding sequence ATGTCTCAAACGCCATTCACGGCGGCCCTGGCAGCCGTCCTGATCTgcgtcctcctcctcctcctcctcctctcgcCCGCCAGCGCCGAGATCAAAAACCTGAAGATCACCGCGGACGCTCGCCCCATGATCCTCTTCGAGAGATTCGGCTTCACTCACACCGGACAGGTCTCCGTCGCTGTCTCCTCCGTTTCCGTCGTCTCCTCCGCCGCCCGCCCCGAGGCTTCTCGCCTCggcttcttcctcctctccgAGGAGTCTCTCCTTCAAGTCCTCCTTGAACTCCAATCGAACCCCAACTTCTGCGTCCTTGATTCGAACTATGTCAGTCTCCTTTTCACCTTCCAAAATCTCTCTCCACCGCCACACACCTCCTTCAACCAGTCGTATCCGATCAGAGTCCCGAATGAATACAGCCTCTTCTTTGCCAATTGCGCTCCGGACAGCCAGGTCACCATGGACGTCCATACCGAGCTCTACAACCTCGACGCGGATAGTTCCAAGGACTTTCTCTCCGCCGGGCAAACTCAGCTTCCTacgatcttcttcctcttctccatcGGTTACTTCGCTTTCTTAGGGTTTTGGATCTATATTTGCCTCACAAACAGGCGCTCGGTCCATCGGATCCACCTCCTTATGGCGGTGTTGCTCTTGATGAAGGCTCTGAATCTGATTTGCGCTGCTGAGGACAAGCACTATGTGAAGGTCACCGGTACGCCTCACGGCTGGGACATTCTGTTCTACATGTTCCAATTCATTAGGGTTGTGCTATTGTTCACGGTCATCGTCTTGATCGGAACGGGTTGGTCGTTTTTGAAACCGTTTttgcaagagaaagagaagaaggtgTTGATGATTGTGATCCCACTTCAGGTTTTGGCTAATGTGGCCTCGGTTGTAATTGGCGAAACCGGACCTTTTATCAAAGACTGGGTAACTTGGAATCAGGTGTTCTTGTTGGTGGATATTATCTGTTGTTGTGCGATTATCTTCCCAATTGTGTGGTCGATTAGGTCTCTGAGGGAGACCTCCAAGACAGATGGGAAGGCAGCCAGGAACTTGGCAAAGTTGACCCTCTTTAGGCAGTTCTATATCGTGGTGATTGGCTACTTGTATTTCACGAGGATTGTTGTGTTTGCCCTCAAGACAATTGCTGCATATAAGTATCAGTGGGTGAGTAATGCAGCTGAGGAGATTGCTAGTCTTGCGTTTTATGGGGTGATGTTTTATATGTTCAGGCCAGTTGAGAAGAATGAGTACTTTGTTCTTGATGAGGAGGAAGAACAGGCAGCAGAGATGGCCCTTCGGGATGAAGAGTTTGAGCTTTGA